A window from uncultured Fibrobacter sp. encodes these proteins:
- a CDS encoding sulfurtransferase TusA family protein — translation MLAENSKTPLEKWMEAQKGSSGFEDALRRLISFACSEWFRRETAQVISPEEALARVLAINLPEYPVGTWLDSPTRFAPEIAVFCEKTKVSPLPEALKGTFPEHLDLRGVVCPNNAMRSRLVMSGLPEGSELEIYLDDGSPIENVPGALVADGHIVKKRQKKENFWILSVVKRRSRV, via the coding sequence ATGTTGGCAGAAAATTCCAAAACTCCGTTGGAAAAGTGGATGGAGGCCCAAAAGGGGAGCTCTGGTTTCGAGGATGCTCTCAGACGGCTAATCTCTTTTGCCTGTTCGGAGTGGTTCCGTCGTGAAACAGCTCAGGTGATTTCGCCCGAAGAGGCCCTTGCTCGGGTTCTCGCGATAAATTTGCCGGAGTATCCTGTTGGGACTTGGTTGGACTCGCCTACGAGGTTCGCTCCCGAAATTGCCGTTTTTTGCGAAAAAACGAAGGTTTCCCCTTTGCCGGAGGCTTTGAAGGGAACATTTCCGGAACACTTGGACCTGCGTGGAGTGGTATGCCCCAACAATGCCATGCGCAGTCGTCTTGTGATGTCTGGACTTCCCGAAGGTTCTGAACTCGAGATTTACCTGGACGATGGATCGCCCATCGAAAATGTTCCGGGGGCGCTGGTTGCCGATGGCCATATTGTCAAAAAAAGGCAAAAAAAAGAGAATTTTTGGATCCTTTCTGTGGTCAAACGGCGTTCAAGAGTGTAG
- a CDS encoding DnaA/Hda family protein, giving the protein MTNSVSLIELNADSAESVWQRVQDRLREECNDYFGLTILDAVVYEGFFDGHVQLTVPDELRENWIKSHYGDILNKAFAEVLGSDYIDYSIRIAENEKPVLQKRVAPVAPLIPRVAVSRPKKVIPRRKLSLYAGYTFENFVEGECNFTACEACKSVAENPGDPALNPLFVYGKSGLGKTHLLQAVAAQMQKAKAGTRIVYCHAYDFLRDATAMSKALKFKIGNVRELAVAFQEKYENCDILLLDDVQLLERGVETQMRLAILIKHLRAAGKQVVLSCDRHPSQFNRLADGEKPAGHSAIPSLSAKLLAPLESCVAVGIDEPDLSTRMKLIQKKSMNIPFVDKDREEICRFLSIPRRENVRVIEGMLNGLSAMNQFCQENLDLGAVKRLVAPPGSTGMQELTTKGISEVVALEFGTDMVALASRRQDAGVSLPRKVAMYLCRELTPESHEKIGKLFNRDYSSVIAAVLSLQKQMEKDESLARRVQDIRYLLEA; this is encoded by the coding sequence GTGACAAACTCTGTTTCTTTGATTGAATTGAATGCTGATTCCGCAGAAAGCGTCTGGCAGCGCGTTCAAGACCGCCTGCGGGAAGAATGTAATGATTATTTTGGCCTTACCATCTTGGATGCGGTGGTCTACGAAGGCTTTTTTGATGGCCATGTCCAGCTGACGGTCCCCGATGAATTGCGTGAAAATTGGATCAAGTCGCACTATGGGGATATTCTGAACAAGGCCTTTGCCGAGGTTCTGGGCTCTGATTATATAGATTATTCTATCCGTATTGCGGAAAACGAGAAGCCTGTGCTGCAGAAAAGGGTGGCGCCGGTGGCCCCCTTGATTCCGCGCGTGGCTGTGTCGCGCCCTAAAAAGGTTATTCCCCGTAGAAAGCTATCCCTTTATGCCGGCTATACCTTCGAAAACTTTGTCGAGGGCGAATGTAACTTTACGGCATGTGAAGCCTGCAAGTCCGTTGCCGAAAATCCGGGGGATCCCGCTCTGAATCCGCTGTTTGTCTACGGAAAGTCGGGGCTCGGGAAAACGCACTTGCTGCAGGCCGTGGCGGCCCAGATGCAAAAGGCGAAGGCGGGTACGCGAATCGTTTATTGCCATGCCTACGATTTTCTGCGCGATGCGACAGCCATGAGCAAGGCCCTGAAGTTTAAGATCGGAAATGTCCGCGAACTTGCGGTCGCTTTCCAGGAAAAGTACGAAAACTGCGACATTCTGTTGCTGGATGACGTTCAGCTGCTGGAACGTGGTGTCGAAACTCAGATGCGCCTCGCTATATTGATCAAGCATCTGCGTGCGGCCGGTAAGCAGGTGGTGCTTTCTTGCGATAGGCACCCGTCTCAGTTCAACCGCCTTGCCGATGGCGAAAAGCCGGCCGGACATTCTGCGATTCCTAGTCTTTCGGCAAAGCTGTTGGCTCCGCTGGAATCCTGTGTGGCGGTGGGTATCGATGAACCGGACCTTTCGACCCGCATGAAGCTTATCCAGAAAAAATCGATGAACATTCCGTTTGTCGACAAGGATCGCGAAGAAATCTGTAGGTTCCTCTCGATTCCGCGTCGCGAAAATGTGCGAGTGATCGAGGGTATGCTGAACGGGCTTTCGGCCATGAACCAGTTCTGCCAGGAAAATCTGGACCTTGGGGCTGTCAAGCGCTTGGTGGCTCCTCCGGGATCGACGGGCATGCAGGAACTGACCACCAAGGGAATCTCCGAAGTGGTCGCCCTCGAGTTCGGTACCGATATGGTTGCCCTTGCAAGCCGTCGTCAGGATGCGGGGGTCTCGTTGCCGCGCAAGGTGGCGATGTACCTCTGCCGCGAACTGACTCCGGAATCGCACGAAAAAATCGGCAAGCTTTTCAATCGAGACTATTCTTCTGTTATCGCCGCCGTCCTGTCGTTGCAAAAGCAGATGGAAAAAGATGAATCCCTCGCTCGCAGGGTTCAGGATATCCGTTATTTGCTGGAAGCCTAG
- a CDS encoding NAD-dependent epimerase/dehydratase family protein: MIALVTGGAGVVGKALCRELMQRGVCVRVLTLPGDTQAGLLPEGVEVFYGDVTDAESIRAAFDGVQVVYHLAAILLSCKKGEFNRINAGGTRNVVRAAREAGVERLVYVSSISVTYPVLTEYGKSKLAGERFVKESGLPWTIVRPTLVIGDGGGIEFNMFADYVRRFPVYLLPGGGKCIKRPVKSTDLVQGIVAAGLAENAVGKTYALAGADMMSMAQMAKHILDVAGMNHRMIPLPWHIARLLAVLKNWIGGRRVTAEQALAGFLYDAAPDINDAVRDLNYNPGSPL, translated from the coding sequence ATGATTGCTTTGGTGACGGGGGGCGCGGGCGTCGTAGGGAAGGCGCTTTGTCGGGAACTCATGCAACGCGGTGTGTGTGTGCGCGTGTTGACGCTCCCGGGCGATACCCAGGCTGGGTTACTACCCGAGGGGGTGGAGGTCTTTTACGGGGACGTGACGGATGCTGAGTCCATCCGGGCGGCCTTTGATGGGGTTCAGGTTGTCTATCATTTGGCGGCAATTCTTCTTTCTTGCAAGAAAGGGGAATTTAACCGCATCAATGCCGGTGGCACGCGTAACGTCGTGCGTGCGGCCCGCGAAGCGGGCGTAGAGCGGCTTGTTTATGTGTCTAGTATTTCGGTGACTTATCCGGTGCTTACCGAATACGGCAAGAGTAAACTTGCGGGGGAGCGTTTCGTCAAGGAAAGCGGACTTCCCTGGACAATCGTGCGTCCGACGCTTGTGATTGGCGACGGAGGCGGAATCGAGTTCAATATGTTTGCCGATTATGTCCGTCGCTTTCCGGTCTACCTGTTGCCCGGTGGCGGAAAATGCATCAAGCGTCCCGTGAAAAGTACGGACCTGGTGCAGGGAATCGTAGCGGCGGGGCTTGCGGAAAATGCTGTCGGAAAGACTTATGCGCTTGCCGGTGCCGATATGATGAGCATGGCGCAAATGGCTAAGCATATTTTGGATGTTGCCGGGATGAATCATAGGATGATTCCGTTGCCATGGCATATCGCAAGGCTGCTTGCCGTGCTTAAGAATTGGATTGGCGGAAGGCGAGTCACTGCGGAACAGGCCTTGGCGGGGTTCCTGTACGATGCCGCTCCCGATATTAACGATGCCGTCCGGGATTTGAATTATAACCCCGGCTCTCCGCTTTAA
- a CDS encoding DUF3857 domain-containing protein → MTDTEPQQAADESDGGSSYTDNYFDDGSSQNASGSSNKALRQAQGPNSARAFSSDGFSFILPQGGAGDWALVGDESGAHESGVPYEFYNASTGRRAVLVEIELPKGEPMRLMDRAQMEMQAFESSGKKATLAETYPEENFGGTGVFFDVAGKRYDSPYEAVGFVTGAGSRVYTLTLSATDTPLQPGELKNEWKEFFANFSMRETAASEGPELSPNSVQSFDSPTLGYTWAVKDTLWHHWTGIARQNDDPDLVLSNKAEDVSLFVYGATVESDAVNSQDLFKVLLVRLGVDPNNPTLEMHRQKVGDRYAQDFTLTHVVNKFDFYYTGRYFYDDGRGILIVSWTQGVNKKKYAKVMQHGIEGLTVGEKPATASDAESAKKQAKFNAAIMSQVGILRLLENQPLVALSYFERANRMDPEEPLYLINCGFVYQMKELYGPGISHFESQRELVQKNGKLLSILGEMYEALFDYGRARECAEAALRYTPNNPEYVINLSDALWGLGQRNQSLVVVQRLYDTQPSSRLGVYLAKTYMGLDQYAEAVDILYQVRRRFGMSVELGSTLMDALMFLGRYEEARAISEETLAKDKNDYKIWTTQGKILFYSRNYRDAEKSLTKALALKPDNEDAKSFLSATKAFLGKADNRTLQKPITPVEERTKNLKGLLSETAKKQGTEGDFPAVVHYNKQTLKAEKGANWVRTDEMLMEILDIRGAAIYREFTFDFLPGFDRIYLNALEVYDSNWNLKQKANLNGAYITYATEIGGQNESQTAHFPLQELEPGDFIYLQFSRTNIENKGMIPYTDFVSSKDVPVGQSSFRIYADTARFVTEEYGPLEKKAIKGGIEWKIENPVIIRKELYMPVYRDFGAGLMLTGKQEWKNVGEDYQNLIKHQFKQAVSVREKAREVRGSKANDNAVKAIVNFVRHDIRYRDIRFGGHSLIPQTAEVTLKKHQGDCKDMALLLKEMLESIGVKSYLTAIHLTEEGFAGLPTIQQFNHMILYIPAQGQVTERWVDATDKTGNDRPVPLDMEGKVALVINDDSSHVVTTPILEDNQEHQIGIEHRLFIGNDGACEFRDSISLQGKFASVMRNRFFGRDAKEQEKLMEDFLASGIPDVSIGNIRIENLTEFNKPLALVVTYASKGYFGQGGSELKGRFPNVWERSLFKLPKVSKRHHPIRMPHETQFAYKLSVTAASGKTVKITGPKKLPREPDYVSFEKNYDGKNSIKWTTFALYADPAEYNKIREEWTYLLSETSPMIEVK, encoded by the coding sequence TTGACAGATACAGAACCGCAACAAGCCGCAGACGAGAGCGACGGCGGATCCAGCTACACCGACAACTATTTTGACGACGGCTCCTCGCAGAATGCAAGCGGATCAAGTAACAAGGCCCTTCGGCAAGCTCAGGGACCTAATTCCGCAAGAGCTTTCAGCTCCGACGGATTCAGCTTCATTCTGCCGCAGGGCGGCGCAGGCGACTGGGCGCTTGTGGGCGACGAAAGCGGCGCCCACGAGAGCGGCGTCCCCTACGAATTTTACAACGCCAGCACGGGACGCCGCGCGGTCCTGGTCGAAATTGAACTCCCCAAGGGCGAACCCATGCGACTCATGGACCGCGCCCAGATGGAAATGCAGGCATTTGAATCAAGCGGCAAAAAGGCGACTCTCGCCGAGACCTACCCCGAAGAAAATTTCGGCGGCACCGGCGTTTTCTTTGACGTCGCAGGCAAGCGCTACGACAGCCCCTACGAAGCCGTGGGCTTTGTGACAGGCGCCGGGAGCCGCGTGTACACGCTCACGCTTTCGGCCACCGACACGCCGCTCCAGCCGGGCGAACTCAAGAACGAATGGAAGGAATTCTTCGCGAACTTCAGCATGCGCGAAACTGCTGCAAGCGAAGGCCCGGAACTTTCGCCGAACAGCGTGCAAAGCTTTGACTCCCCCACGCTCGGCTACACCTGGGCCGTCAAGGACACCCTCTGGCATCACTGGACAGGAATCGCCCGCCAGAACGACGACCCGGACCTGGTGCTCAGCAATAAGGCCGAAGACGTTTCGCTGTTCGTTTACGGGGCAACCGTTGAAAGCGACGCCGTCAATTCGCAGGATTTGTTCAAGGTGCTGCTCGTGCGCCTGGGTGTCGACCCCAACAATCCGACGCTCGAAATGCACCGCCAAAAGGTCGGCGACCGCTACGCGCAGGACTTTACCCTGACTCACGTGGTCAACAAGTTCGACTTCTATTATACAGGCCGCTACTTCTATGACGACGGCCGCGGAATCTTGATCGTGAGCTGGACCCAGGGCGTGAACAAGAAAAAATACGCCAAGGTCATGCAGCACGGTATCGAAGGCCTGACCGTGGGCGAAAAGCCCGCCACCGCAAGTGACGCCGAATCCGCCAAGAAGCAGGCCAAGTTCAACGCCGCCATCATGAGCCAAGTGGGCATTCTGCGTCTGCTCGAAAACCAGCCGCTAGTGGCCCTCAGCTACTTTGAACGCGCGAACCGCATGGATCCCGAAGAGCCGCTGTACCTGATCAACTGCGGATTCGTCTACCAGATGAAGGAACTTTACGGCCCGGGCATCAGCCACTTTGAAAGCCAGCGCGAACTGGTGCAAAAGAACGGCAAACTGCTCTCGATTTTGGGCGAAATGTACGAAGCCTTGTTCGACTACGGCCGCGCCCGCGAATGCGCCGAAGCCGCCCTCCGTTACACACCGAACAATCCGGAATACGTGATCAACTTGAGCGACGCCCTCTGGGGACTCGGTCAGCGCAACCAGTCGCTCGTGGTCGTGCAACGCCTTTACGACACGCAACCGAGCAGCCGCCTGGGAGTTTACCTCGCCAAGACCTACATGGGTCTCGACCAGTACGCTGAAGCCGTCGACATTCTTTACCAGGTGCGCCGCCGCTTTGGCATGAGCGTGGAACTCGGAAGCACCTTGATGGATGCCCTCATGTTCCTTGGCCGCTACGAAGAAGCCCGCGCTATCAGCGAAGAAACGCTCGCCAAGGACAAGAACGACTACAAGATTTGGACCACGCAGGGCAAGATTCTATTCTACAGCCGCAATTACCGCGACGCCGAAAAGTCGCTCACCAAGGCACTCGCCTTAAAGCCCGATAACGAAGACGCCAAGAGTTTCCTCAGCGCAACAAAGGCATTCCTCGGCAAGGCAGACAACCGCACGCTGCAAAAGCCAATTACGCCGGTGGAAGAACGCACCAAGAACCTGAAGGGTCTCCTCAGCGAAACTGCCAAAAAGCAAGGCACCGAAGGCGATTTCCCTGCTGTGGTGCATTACAACAAGCAGACCTTGAAAGCCGAAAAGGGCGCGAACTGGGTCCGCACCGACGAAATGCTCATGGAAATCTTGGACATTCGCGGCGCCGCCATTTATCGCGAATTCACTTTCGACTTCTTGCCGGGATTCGACCGCATTTACCTGAATGCCCTCGAAGTCTACGACAGCAACTGGAACCTGAAGCAGAAGGCGAACCTGAACGGCGCCTACATTACTTACGCTACCGAAATCGGCGGCCAGAACGAATCGCAGACGGCGCATTTCCCGCTGCAAGAGCTTGAACCGGGTGACTTTATTTACCTGCAGTTCAGCCGCACCAACATCGAAAACAAGGGCATGATCCCCTACACCGACTTCGTGAGCAGCAAGGACGTTCCCGTAGGCCAGTCCAGCTTCCGCATTTACGCCGACACCGCCCGTTTTGTGACCGAAGAATACGGCCCGCTCGAAAAGAAGGCCATCAAGGGCGGCATCGAATGGAAAATCGAAAACCCGGTCATTATTCGCAAGGAACTCTACATGCCCGTGTACCGCGACTTTGGCGCAGGCCTGATGCTTACCGGCAAGCAGGAATGGAAGAACGTGGGCGAAGATTACCAGAACCTAATCAAGCACCAGTTCAAGCAGGCCGTGAGCGTACGAGAAAAAGCCCGTGAAGTCCGCGGTAGCAAGGCAAACGACAACGCCGTCAAGGCCATCGTGAACTTTGTGCGCCACGATATTCGCTACCGCGACATTCGATTCGGTGGACACAGCCTGATTCCGCAAACAGCCGAAGTCACGCTGAAAAAACACCAGGGCGACTGCAAGGACATGGCGCTCCTGCTTAAGGAAATGCTTGAATCCATCGGCGTCAAGAGCTACCTCACGGCCATCCACCTGACCGAAGAAGGCTTTGCCGGCCTCCCGACGATTCAGCAGTTTAACCACATGATTCTCTACATTCCGGCGCAGGGTCAAGTCACCGAACGCTGGGTCGATGCCACCGACAAGACCGGCAACGATCGCCCTGTGCCGCTCGACATGGAAGGCAAAGTCGCACTCGTAATCAACGACGACAGCAGCCACGTGGTCACCACGCCGATTTTGGAAGACAATCAGGAGCACCAGATTGGTATTGAACACCGCCTGTTTATCGGTAACGACGGCGCCTGCGAATTCCGCGACTCGATTTCGTTGCAGGGCAAGTTCGCAAGCGTGATGCGTAACCGATTCTTTGGCCGCGACGCCAAGGAACAGGAAAAGCTGATGGAAGACTTCTTGGCCTCGGGTATCCCCGACGTGAGCATCGGAAACATCCGCATCGAGAACCTTACTGAATTCAACAAGCCGCTCGCCCTAGTTGTAACATACGCCTCGAAGGGTTACTTCGGCCAGGGCGGCTCCGAACTCAAGGGCCGATTCCCGAATGTGTGGGAACGCAGCCTGTTCAAGCTTCCGAAGGTTTCCAAGCGCCACCATCCGATTCGCATGCCCCACGAAACGCAGTTTGCATACAAATTAAGCGTTACAGCAGCAAGCGGCAAGACGGTCAAAATCACCGGCCCCAAGAAGCTCCCCCGTGAACCGGATTATGTGAGCTTCGAGAAGAATTACGACGGCAAGAACAGCATCAAGTGGACCACCTTCGCGCTTTACGCCGACCCCGCCGAATACAACAAGATTCGCGAGGAATGGACCTACTTGCTCAGCGAAACCAGCCCGATGATCGAGGTGAAATAA
- a CDS encoding carbohydrate-binding domain-containing protein, whose product MKCLGISSHISLGLLALLAGCSSDSSSTSAVDDLKSSIEGDIEGATENNNVCLNDGYSAMQGATGEILCMDSAGNLSFWINPDGSFGYPESSQEAGTPDSNSSASESGAASSDSTSTENIESSASATGSTETPASCADSKALYTINGVSYYQSAQGYIYYYDGACNQVKVESAVSSSSAKPSVESSNDSQPTVSSSSVTPVENSGDIQTPQSSASTTPAENNSSASTATSNASTSNGNSPTIKYAGAAATIENDNGCVNIDGGTVTITCAGDYNFSGNGDGQIQVNAASTDKVELYLNNLTLSHSSDAPLYVHNADKVVVNLESGTTNTFSDASTRTTDYIKADGTKDTTGAAIYAKDDLTIKGEGTLKVTGNYNNGIHSSNDLRVRGNPTINVTAKNNGLKGKGLVDIEGGDITISATNGDGIKSDECNVSGTDTTITEGKGIVDIKGGKITITKAGDDGIQAYNYVFIRDSVSAPTINVTSTGKGIVSENRVYINAGKIDISSGDDGVHSNMNVYFNGGYTTIAAPKNDGVHADSTLTINDGTIYVTNSYEGLEAWYIKANGGITDVYGTNDAWNAAGGNDGSGNTSQGGQSNWGFPGGGGMGPGGGGMGSSSGFLTITGGVHHAKTGSGDTDGIDSNGELTISGGVVIVECQISGGMGGSFDSDGNANLTSKTVLGFSSGSSEKGSNYSVSFSTSSYYGTSNVAFKPTISGRYMVTTTGQPSQVSNVSSYSKSVTFPSGSTVYYNE is encoded by the coding sequence ATGAAATGTTTGGGTATTTCTTCGCATATCTCGCTTGGGCTACTGGCCCTCCTTGCGGGATGTTCAAGCGACTCTTCTTCTACCTCCGCTGTCGACGACCTCAAATCGAGTATCGAAGGTGACATCGAAGGTGCTACCGAAAACAACAACGTCTGTCTAAACGACGGCTACTCCGCCATGCAGGGCGCCACGGGCGAAATCCTTTGCATGGATTCGGCAGGAAATCTCTCCTTCTGGATCAATCCGGACGGAAGTTTCGGCTATCCGGAATCCTCTCAAGAAGCTGGAACTCCGGACTCCAATTCGTCTGCAAGCGAATCCGGTGCAGCTTCCTCCGACAGCACCTCTACAGAAAATATCGAATCGAGCGCCTCTGCAACAGGCTCTACAGAAACACCCGCAAGCTGTGCCGACAGCAAAGCGCTCTATACCATCAACGGAGTTTCTTACTACCAGAGCGCCCAGGGTTACATCTACTACTACGACGGAGCCTGCAACCAGGTCAAGGTAGAAAGCGCCGTTTCCAGCAGCTCTGCCAAACCGTCCGTCGAAAGCAGTAACGACAGTCAGCCGACCGTAAGCAGTTCTTCCGTTACACCGGTCGAAAACAGTGGCGACATTCAAACACCCCAAAGCAGCGCCTCTACCACTCCGGCAGAGAATAATTCCTCTGCGTCTACGGCAACAAGCAACGCCTCTACATCCAACGGCAACTCGCCCACCATCAAGTACGCAGGTGCCGCAGCGACCATCGAAAACGATAACGGCTGCGTCAATATCGACGGAGGCACCGTCACCATCACCTGTGCAGGCGACTACAACTTCAGCGGTAACGGAGACGGACAAATCCAGGTGAACGCGGCTAGCACCGACAAGGTGGAGCTCTATTTGAACAACTTAACGCTTTCCCATTCAAGCGACGCCCCCCTCTATGTCCACAATGCCGACAAGGTGGTCGTAAACCTCGAAAGCGGCACCACCAACACGTTCTCTGACGCATCCACAAGAACAACCGACTACATCAAGGCCGACGGCACCAAGGATACCACGGGAGCGGCCATCTACGCCAAGGATGACCTCACCATCAAGGGTGAAGGAACTCTCAAGGTGACCGGCAACTACAACAACGGCATTCATTCCAGCAACGACCTGCGCGTCCGCGGCAACCCGACCATCAACGTGACCGCCAAGAACAACGGCCTAAAGGGCAAGGGCCTTGTGGATATCGAAGGTGGCGACATCACTATTTCGGCAACAAACGGCGACGGCATCAAGAGCGATGAATGTAACGTAAGCGGCACCGATACCACCATCACCGAAGGCAAGGGTATCGTCGATATCAAGGGTGGCAAAATCACCATCACCAAGGCGGGCGACGACGGAATTCAGGCATACAACTATGTCTTTATCCGCGACTCGGTTTCTGCCCCGACCATCAACGTGACCTCCACCGGCAAGGGAATCGTCTCGGAAAACAGGGTCTACATCAACGCCGGCAAGATCGACATTTCTTCGGGCGATGACGGCGTTCACTCCAACATGAACGTCTATTTCAACGGCGGCTACACGACCATCGCCGCCCCCAAGAACGACGGCGTACACGCCGATTCCACGCTGACAATCAACGACGGAACCATCTACGTCACCAATTCCTACGAAGGCCTCGAAGCCTGGTACATCAAGGCAAACGGCGGCATCACCGATGTCTACGGAACCAATGACGCCTGGAATGCGGCGGGCGGCAACGACGGCTCGGGCAACACCAGTCAGGGCGGCCAGTCCAACTGGGGATTCCCGGGTGGCGGTGGCATGGGCCCCGGTGGTGGCGGCATGGGTAGCAGCAGCGGCTTCCTCACGATTACAGGCGGCGTTCACCACGCAAAGACCGGCTCCGGTGACACCGACGGTATCGACAGCAACGGCGAACTCACGATTTCTGGTGGCGTTGTCATCGTTGAATGCCAGATCAGCGGCGGCATGGGCGGCTCCTTCGATTCCGACGGAAATGCAAACCTTACGAGCAAGACCGTCCTTGGCTTCAGCAGCGGCTCTTCGGAAAAGGGTTCCAACTACAGTGTCTCCTTCAGCACTAGCAGCTACTACGGCACCTCCAATGTAGCCTTCAAGCCCACCATTTCCGGTAGATACATGGTGACCACCACGGGTCAGCCCTCGCAGGTGAGCAACGTTTCGAGCTACAGCAAGAGCGTTACCTTCCCGTCGGGTAGCACCGTCTACTACAACGAGTAA
- a CDS encoding U32 family peptidase C-terminal domain-containing protein — MKLPELLAPAGDLNRMKYAFAYGADAVYAGQPAFSLRARENGFKNLDDLAEGIKYAHALGKKFYLTSNVIPRNVKVESFQKALLSAIDLGPDALIVADPGFVGWLRQVRPEVEIHLSVQANTTNYLTAKFWHDLGVRRVILSRELRLSEITEIKAHNPNLELEVFVHGAVCMSMSGRCMLSNWVTRRDANQGACDNSCRMPYRLYANPEPQCENYHEHEGEFSLQRTDRPELDPIALDEDTWGTYFMSSRDICAIDVIPDLMAAGLDSFKIEGRTKSVYYLSQVVRSYRMAIDSCAAQMEQGVETVKIPDEVHRAISFVDGRGFMPGFLRGPLPQNYESTHEDAPGGCVAAQVVAYDSEAHACRVNVKNPFSLDDPLDLMTPSGQFPCEILSMKNFKGTDVDCLHPGTEGWVFLPENVNVPTENANFFFFVKRKA, encoded by the coding sequence ATGAAACTTCCTGAATTACTAGCTCCTGCCGGTGACCTGAACCGAATGAAATACGCCTTTGCTTACGGTGCCGATGCCGTGTATGCGGGGCAGCCCGCCTTTTCGCTCCGGGCTCGTGAAAATGGTTTCAAGAACCTGGACGACCTTGCTGAAGGGATCAAGTACGCCCATGCCCTGGGTAAAAAGTTTTACCTCACGAGTAACGTGATTCCGCGAAATGTCAAGGTGGAATCCTTCCAGAAAGCGCTTCTTTCGGCGATAGACCTTGGGCCCGATGCCTTGATTGTGGCAGACCCCGGCTTTGTGGGGTGGCTTCGTCAGGTGCGTCCCGAGGTTGAAATTCATTTGTCGGTCCAGGCGAATACGACGAATTACCTAACGGCCAAGTTCTGGCATGACCTTGGGGTGCGTCGCGTCATATTGAGTCGCGAACTTCGCTTGTCCGAGATCACGGAAATCAAGGCGCACAATCCGAATCTGGAGCTGGAAGTTTTTGTGCACGGAGCGGTTTGCATGTCGATGTCCGGTCGCTGCATGCTTAGCAACTGGGTGACTCGCCGCGATGCAAACCAGGGCGCCTGCGACAACAGCTGCCGCATGCCGTACCGTCTGTACGCCAATCCGGAGCCGCAGTGCGAAAATTACCATGAACACGAAGGTGAATTTAGCTTGCAACGCACGGACCGCCCCGAATTAGATCCGATTGCCCTCGACGAGGATACTTGGGGAACGTATTTCATGAGCAGTCGCGACATTTGCGCGATCGACGTGATTCCCGACCTGATGGCGGCGGGGCTTGATTCGTTCAAGATCGAGGGGCGAACCAAGTCGGTTTACTACTTGAGCCAGGTGGTGCGTTCCTACCGTATGGCGATTGATTCCTGTGCCGCGCAGATGGAACAGGGGGTGGAAACCGTAAAGATCCCCGATGAAGTCCACCGTGCGATTTCGTTTGTGGACGGTCGCGGCTTTATGCCCGGTTTTTTGCGTGGACCCTTGCCGCAGAACTACGAGTCTACCCACGAAGATGCTCCGGGCGGATGTGTTGCCGCCCAGGTGGTGGCTTATGATTCAGAGGCTCATGCCTGTCGCGTGAATGTCAAAAATCCGTTTTCGCTGGACGATCCCCTCGATTTGATGACTCCGTCGGGGCAGTTCCCGTGTGAAATCCTTTCGATGAAAAATTTCAAGGGAACCGATGTGGATTGCCTGCATCCGGGAACCGAAGGTTGGGTTTTCCTTCCAGAAAATGTAAATGTGCCCACAGAAAATGCTAATTTTTTCTTTTTTGTGAAGCGTAAAGCCTAG